A single region of the Gossypium arboreum isolate Shixiya-1 chromosome 12, ASM2569848v2, whole genome shotgun sequence genome encodes:
- the LOC108456787 gene encoding MAG2-interacting protein 2 isoform X2 yields MHVFNGFVFRCSFTVLTSDGAFHQIEINQEPSASIFSYTINSGLALKKQFPQNVFCFDYYPELSLLLVVGSAGGNSITADRKSGSCYLSLWRKGQDLVLEPVASTQFEGLYGEQQGYAAHLAYPKVLISPQGNYIATLDMNGCLHIFKLDKESCLDTSFAFRVRTNSQVTDELLNGCSEILADIVDFTWWSDHILTLGKRNGCVTMLDILSGLKLIENEPVYSQPVLERVQQSEGYLFVLESLSSENEFDLSNSNRITHDLDQREETSENGSNLSDISKLHWSLRSFSERSVPEMYKILIGSSKHQAALDFADRHGLDRDEVLKSQWLGSGQGINDIHALLSNIKDKVFVLYECVNKVGSSEEVAKALLAFGLQLTNGYKFSESNSQESDEIWDFRMSRLQLLQFRDRLETFIGINMGRFSVQEYSKFRVMPMNEAAIALAETGKIGALNLLFKRHPYSLVRFMLDILAAIPETIPVQTYAQLLPGKSPPASTAMREEDWVECDKMVSFINKLPENHDIGSQIRTEPVVKRLLGSFWPSTDDLAVWYKNRARDIDSYSGLLDNCLCLIDFACQKGVYGLKQFHEDISYLHQLVYADNDGEISTSMSLVAWEQLSDYEKFRTMLQRCKEENVVESLRNKAIPFMHKRSHSVTLATQQHTADGHSEVDHTKGESFLVRWLKEISLANKLDLCLMVIEEGCRELRSCGFFKNEVEVVDCALQCVYLFTVTDRWSTMSAILSKLPHKQDSEICIGILDQRCKVAEGHIEAGRLLAFYQVPKPMNFFLEAHLDEKGVKQIIRLILSKFIRRQPGRSDNEWANMWRDMLCLQEKAFPFLDLEYLLTEFCRGLLKAGKFSLARSYLRGTSSASLATEKAENLVIQAAREYFFSASSLSCSEIWKAKECLNLFPSSRNVKAEADIIDALTVKLPYLGVTLLPVQFRQIKDPMEIIKMAVTSQAGAYLHVDELIEVAKLLGLSSLDEISAVEEIIAREAAVSGDLQLAFDLCLVLAKKGHGLVWDLCAALARGPLENMEISSRKQLLGFALSHCDEESISELLLAWKDLDMQGQCETLMTLTGTNAPNFSIQGSSVISLPGYSIQDIVDLKNSSELADGFNGADQENHFSSIKNTLSLVAKNLPVENGTNWDLILQENGKILSFAAIQLPWLLELTRKEDYSKKFTSGLISGKQYVSVRTQTVITILSWLARNGFAPRDDLIASLAKSILEPPATEEEDVIGCSFLLNLVDAFSGVQVIEEQLRTRENYLETCSIMNVGMTYSILHNTGVDCEGPTQRRELLLGKFREKNKPLNADDINRIDAVQSSFWREWKLKLEEKKRVTEHSRFLEQIIPGVETTRFLSGDASYIESVIFSLIESLTLEKKRILKDILRMADTYGLNRAEVILRYITSILISEIWTNDDIMAEISEIKGEILDNAAETIKTVSLIVYPAVDGCNKHRLAYIYNLLSDCYKKLEESKEPLPMILSDQPHALSLGLVHYYKVIEQECKRISFVKDLNFKNITGLGGLNLQCFSSEVYAHTNEFSLEALSEMVKTLVSVYRDSVPEGLISWQDVRKHYILHLLTKLNDRFRTEFSTKNPEIFLNISSELEHIYDLCRKHIILLEPSEALDIMKQYFIVILPPDGAYENLPDNSTWQDCLIFLLNFWIRLTEEMQEFASAEISVAKIKFHPGCLMSCLKVFMRLVMEDSVSPSQSWSTIVDYVKNGLISDPSRDIFTFCRAMIFSGCGFASISEVFVEALQHHANTVTASAETEFQHLSHLYLKVLEPILQDLANGSREHQKLYQLISSLSNLEGDFNELKKVRCAVWERLARFSEDLLLASNVRVHVLELLQFIAGKSVKGLSSELQLNVHPWVGWDESLCANNKSQITSNDGLPEQIDTSSRFTSTLVALRSSQLMTAISPGFEITPDDLSSVDTAVSCFLKLCAVANADPHLDVLVVILEEWEGLFMIKKEEEASPELSNAENSWSDDWDEGWESFQEIEALEREKKGDSLLIHPLHESWTEIFKLLIKASRVKDVLKLIDQSILKPGGVLLDEGDARNLNDIILGMDCFMASKMMLLLPYEGLQVESLTALENKMKQGTSDIANDHEFLTLILSSGILSTVITKSSFGTIFSYVCYLVGNFSHWFQEAQLPKLRKEGSNEHGNTKGDISFLFARILFPTFISELVKADQLILAGFMITKFMHTNASFRLINIAEASLRRYLEGQFQVQEHNKVALDETSCYEPLKNTVSSLRDKLGNSLQSALSLLPKNESNR; encoded by the exons ATGCATGTATTTAATGGGTTTGTTTTCAGGTGTAGCTTCACCGTTTTGACATCTGATGGAGCTTTTCATCAAATTGAGATCAATCAAGAGCCAAGTGCCTCTATTTTCTCCTATACAATCAACAGTGGCTTAGCTTTAAAAAAGCAATTCCCTCAGAATGTTTTCTGCTTTGACTATTATCCAGAACTTTCTTTGCTTCTTGTTGTTGGCAGTGCTGGTGGCAACTCCATTACTGCTGATAGGAAATCTG GATCCTGTTATCTTTCTCTTTGGCGTAAAGGTCAGGATTTGGTTTTGGAGCCTGTAGCCTCTACTCAATTTGAGGGCCTTTACGGTGAGCAACAAGGTTATGCAGCTCATCTTGCCTACCCAAAGGTGTTAATCTCACCCCAAGGAAATTATATTGCCACTTTGGATATGAATGGATGTTTGCATATCTTTAAGCTGGATAAAGAAAGCTGTTTGGATACGAGTTTTGCTTTCAGAGTGAGAACTAATTCTCAAGTGACTGATGAACTGTTAAACGGATGCTCAGAAATTTTAGCTGACATTGTTGATTTTACTTGGTGGTCTGACCACATTCTTACTCTTGGTAAACGAAATGGCTGTGTTACCATGCTTGACATTCTTAGTGGTCTGAAACTAATAGAGAATGAACCTGTATATTCTCAGCCTGTTTTAGAAAGGGTACAGCAGTCTGAAGGATATCTTTTTGTTTTAGAGAGTTTATCATCTGAAAATGAGTTTGATTTATCTAATAGTAATAGAATAACACATGACTTGGATCAAAGAGAGGAAACTTCTGAAAATGGATCCAATCTATCTGACATTTCTAAGTTGCATTGGAGTTTGAGATCTTTCTCAGAAAGATCTGTTCCTGAAATGTATAAGATACTAATTGGTAGTTCCAAGCATCAAGCTGCCTTGGACTTTGCTGATCGTCATGGATTGGATAGGGATGAAGTTCTAAAGTCACAGTGGTTGGGTTCTGGCCAAGGAATAAATGACATACATGCCTTATTGTCAAACATTAAAGATAAAGTTTTTGTGCTTTATGAGTGTGTAAATAAAGTTGGGTCATCAGAAGAAGTAGCAAAGGCTTTACTTGCATTTGGCCTGCAGTTAACTAACGGATACAAATTCTCTGAATCAAACAGCCAAGAATCTGATGAGATTTGGGATTTCCGTATGTCTAGACTTCAGCTGTTGCAATTCCGTGACAGGTTGGAAACATTTATTGGGATAAACATGGGCAG GTTTTCCGTGCAGGAATACAGCAAGTTCCGTGTTATGCCAATGAATGAAGCAGCCATTGCACTTGCTGAAACGGGGAAAATTGGGGCTTTAAACCTCCTGTTCAAGCGTCATCCTTATTCACTTGTTCGTTTCATGTTAGATATTTTGGCTGCTATTCCTGAAACAATTCCTGTGCAAACATATGCGCAGCTGCTTCCTGGAAAGTCTCCTCCTGCAAGTACTGCTATGAGGGAAGAAGATTGGGTTGAATGTGACAAAATGGTAAGTTTTATTAATAAGTTACCTGAGAACCATGACATTGGGAGTCAAATTAGAACTGAACCTGTTGTCAAGAGATTGCTAGGATCTTTTTGGCCTTCAACAGATGACCTTGCAGTTTGGTATAAGAATAGAGCTAGAGATATTGATTCCTACAGTGGGTTGCTAGACAACTGCCTCTGCTTGATTGACTTTGCTTGCCAGAAGGGTGTCTACGGGTTAAAGCAGTTTCATGAGGACATCTCATACCTGCACCAGCTGGTTTATGCTGATAATGATGGTGAGATAAGTACCAGCATGAGTCTTGTTGCATGGGAACAATTATCTGACTATGAAAAATTTAGAACAATGCTTCAAAGGTGCAAAGAGGAAAATGTTGTTGAATCATTACGGAATAAGGCAATTCCATTTATGCACAAAAGGTCCCATAGTGTTACCTTGGCTACCCAACAGCACACTGCAGATGGCCATTCCGAAGTAGATCATACTAAGGGTGAGTCATTTCTGGTTAGATGGCTAAAAGAGATATCTTTGGCCAATAAATTAGATTTATGCTTGATGGTTATTGAGGAAGGGTGCAGGGAGCTCCGAAGCTGTGGCTTCTTCAAGAATGAGGTTGAAGTTGTAGATTGTGCTCTGCAATGTGTATACTTATTTACAGTTACAGATAGGTGGAGTACCATGTCTGCAATATTATCAAAGCTTCCGCATAAACAAG ATTCTGAAATATGCATTGGCATCCTTGATCAAAGATGTAAAGTGGCAGAAGGCCATATAGAAGCAGGGAGACTTTTGGCCTTTTACCAG GTTCCAAAACCAATGAATTTTTTCTTAGAAGCCCATTTGgatgaaaaaggtgtaaaacagATTATTCGCCTCATACTCTCAAAATTTATCCGCCGACAGCCTGGCCGGTCTGATAATGAGTGGGCAAACATGTGGCGTGATATGCTGTGCTTGCAGGAGAAGGCTTTTCCTTTTCTGGACCTTGAATATCTGTTAACAGAGTTCTGCAGAGGACTGTTAAAAGCAGGGAAGTTTTCTCTTGCAAGAAGTTACTTAAGGGGTACGAGTTCAGCATCCTTGGCAACAGAAAAAGCAGAAAATCTTGTTATTCAAGCTGCAAGGGAGTATTTCTTCTCAGCTTCAAGTCTGTCTTGCTCTGAA ATCTGGAAGGCTAAGGAATGTCTGAACTTATTTCCAAGTAGCAGAAATGTTAAAGCAGAGGCTGATATTATTGATGCACTTACTGTTAAACTTCCATACCTTGGAGTGACTCTTCTACCAGTGCAATTTAGGCAAATAAAAGATCCaatggaaattattaaaatgGCAGTCACAAGTCAAGCTGGAGCTTATCTACATGTTGATGAACTAATTGAGGTTGCCAAACTTCTTGGATTGAGCTCCTTGGATGAAATATCAGCCGTGGAGGAAATTATTGCTAGGGAAGCTGCAGTTTCAGGTGATCTGCAGTTGGCCTTCGATCTCTGCCTTGTTCTGGCCAAGAAGGGTCATGGTCTTGTTTGGGATTTATGTGCTGCTCTAGCAAGGGGTCCTCTTGAGAATATGGAAATTAGTTCTCGAAAGCAGCTACTGGGTTTTGCTTTGAGCCATTGTGATGAGGAGTCAATTAGTGAGTTGCTCCTTGCATGGAAAGATTTAGACATGCAAGGGCAGTGTGAGACTTTGATGACATTGACAGGGACCAATGCTCCAAATTTCTCCATTCAAGGTTCCTCAGTAATCTCACTTCCAGGTTACAGTATTCAAGATATTGTCGACCTGAAAAATTCATCTGAACTGGCTGATGGGTTTAATGGTGCTGATCAAGAAAATCATTTCAGTAGCATTAAAAATACGCTTTCTCTTGTTGCTAAAAATCTGCCTGTTGAAAATGGGACAAATTGGGATCTGATTTTGCAAGAAAATGGAAAGATTTTATCTTTTGCTGCAATACAACTTCCATGGTTGCTTGAATTAACTAGAAAAGAAGATTACAGTAAGAAATTTACTTCTGGCTTGATTTCTGGGAAGCAATATGTAAGTGTAAGAACACAAACTGTGATAACTATTTTGTCCTGGTTGGCGAGGAATGGTTTTGCTCCTAGAGATGATTTGATTGCTTCTCTGGCAAAATCAATTTTAGAACCGCCAGCTACTGAAGAGGAAGATGTCATTGGTTGTTCCTTCCTATTAAATCTTGTGGATGCTTTTAGTGGTGTACAAGTAATTGAAGAGCAGCTTAGAACAAGGGAAAACTACCTTGAAACGTGTAGTATTATGAATGTTGGAATGACCTATAGCATATTACATAATACTGGAGTTGATTGTGAAGGTCCTACTCAGAGGAGAGAGCTGCTACTCGGGAAGTTTAGAGAAAAGAATAAGCCACTTAATGCTG ATGACATAAATAGGATCGATGCAGTACAATCCTCATTTTGGAGGGAATGGAAACTGAAATTAGAAGAGAAAAAGCGTGTCACTGAACATTCTAGATTCTTAGAGCAAATAATTCCTGGGGTTGAAACTACACGTTTTCTGTCTGGTGATGCCAGTTACATTGAGAGTGTCATTTTTTCTCTAATTGAATCTTTGACATTGGAGAAGAAGCGCATTTTAAAGGATATTTTGAGAATGGCTGATACCTATGGCCTAAACAGAGCTGAG gTAATACTCAGGTACATAACTTCAATCCTTATTTCTGAGATCTGGACCAATGATGACATCATGGCTGAGATCTCAGAAATTAAGGGAGAAATACTTGATAATGCTGCTGAAACTATCAAAACTGTATCATTGATCGTATACCCTGCAGTTGATGGTTGTAATAAGCATCGCCTTGCTTACATCTATAACCTCCTCTCTGACTGCTATAAGAAGTTAGAGGAAAGCAAAGAACCTTTACCAATGATACTCTCGGATCAACCACATGCATTATCTTTGGGATTAGTTCATTATTACAAGGTTATTGAGCAAGAATGTAAAAGAATTTCCTTTGTGAAAGACCTAAACTTCAAAAATATTACTGGATTAGGTGGTTTGAATCTGCAGTGTTTCAGTAGTGAAGTCTATGCTCATACCAATGAATTTAGCTTGGAAGCTTTGTCTGAAATGGTAAAGACTCTGGTCAGTGTCTACAGGGATTCAGTGCCTGAGGGTCTCATATCATGGCAGGATGTCCGCAAACATTATATACTGCATTTATTGACAAAATTGAATGATAGATTTAGAACAGAGTTTAGCACTAAGAACCCTGAAATTTTTCTGAACATAAGCAGTGAACTTGAGCATATATATGACTTGTGTAGAAAACATATTATACTCTTAGAACCTTCAGAGGCATTGGATATTATGAAGCAATATTTCATTGTAATCTTACCTCCAGATGGTGCGTATGAGAATCTACCTGATAACTCGACATGGCAAGACTGCTTGATCTTCCTTTTGAATTTCTGGATCAGGTTGACCGAAGAAATGCAAGAATTTGCTTCCGCTGAGATTTCTGTAGCGAAAATCAAGTTCCACCCAGGTTGCTTAATGAGTTGTTTAAAGGTTTTCATGAGGTTGGTAATGGAGGACTCCGTTTCTCCTAGTCAGAGCTGGAGCACCATTGTTGACTATGTCAAAAATGGTTTAATCAGTGACCCTTCTAGAGACATTTTCACTTTCTGCAGAGCTATGATATTTTCTGGCTGTGGTTTCGCTTCTATTTCAGAAGTATTTGTTGAAGCACTGCAACACCATGCAAACACTGTAACTGCATCAGCTGAAACTGAGTTCCAGCATCTTTCCCATCTTTATTTGAAAGTGCTAGAACCAATTTTACAGGATTTGGCTAATGGATCTCGGGAACACCAGAAATTATATCAGTTGATATCATCTCTGAGCAATTTAGAGGGTGATTTCAACGAGTTAAAGAAAGTCAGGTGTGCAGTTTGGGAAAGACTTGCCAGATTCTCTGAAGATTTGCTGCTAGCTAGTAATGTTCGAGTTCATGTCTTAGAGCTTTTGCAATTTATCGCTGGTAAAAGTGTGAAGGGTTTATCTTCTGAGCTGCAGCTAAATGTTCATCCATGGGTAGGGTGGGATGAGTCACTATGTGCTAATAACAAGAGCCAAATTACTTCAAATGATGGGTTGCCCGAGCAAATAGATACTTCCAGCAGGTTTACAAGTACTTTAGTTGCCCTGAGATCATCTCAACTTATGACAGCCATTTCTCCTGGCTTTGAAATCACCCCAGATGACCTCTCAAGTGTTGATACGGCAGTTTCTTGCTTCTTAAAATTGTGTGCCGTTGCCAATGCAGATCCTCATCTCGATGTTTTGGTAGTCATTTTGGAAGAGTGGGAAGGGCTTTTCATGATTAAGAAAGAAGAGGAAGCCTCTCCAGAATTATCTAATGCAGAAAATAGCTGGAGCGATGATTGGGATGAAGGATGGGAGAGCTTTCAGGAAATTGAAGCTttggagagagaaaagaaaggggatTCGCTTTTGATCCATCCTTTACACGAGTCTTGGACAGAGATTTTCAAGCTCCTTATTAAAGCATCTCGAGTTAAAGATGTCTTAAAGCTGATTGACCAATCCATATTAAAACCCGGTGGAGTATTACTTGATGAAGGCGATGCAAGGAACTTGAATGACATCATACTCGGAATGGATTGTTTCATGGCTTCAAAGATGATGCTTTTACTTCCTTATGAAGGGTTGCAGGTGGAGTCTTTGACTGCACTCGAAAACAAGATGAAACAAGGTACTTCTGACATTGCCAACGACCACGAGTTCTTAACGCTAATCCTCTCCTCAGGGATTTTATCAACTGTCATCACCAAATCTTCCTTTGGCACTATTTTCTCCTATGTCTGCTATTTAGTAGGCAATTTCTCTCATTGGTTCCAAGAAGCACAATTGCCAAAGCTTAGAAAGGAAGGAAGCAATGAACATGGAAACACCAAGGGAGACATCTCGTTTCTATTTGCAAGAATCTTGTTCCCCACATTCATATCGGAGCTCGTTAAGGCTGATCAGCTGATTCTAGCAGGATTTATGATCACAAAATTCATGCACACAAATGCTTCATTTAGACTCATCAACATTGCAGAGGCAAGTCTTAGAAGATACTTGGAGGGACAATTCCAGGTACAAGAACACAACAAGGTTGCCCTTGATGAAACGAGTTGTTACGAACCATTGAAGAACACAGTTTCAAGCTTGAGAGACAAGTTAGGGAACTCACTTCAATCTGCTTTGTCACTACTTCCTAAGAATGAAAGCAATAGATAA